The proteins below come from a single Pleuronectes platessa chromosome 3, fPlePla1.1, whole genome shotgun sequence genomic window:
- the LOC128436567 gene encoding interleukin-8 isoform X1: MMSSRVFVVAVMVLLASLAISEGMSLRSRRSLGPEKHCKCIKTESKPIGRFIEKVEIIASDSHCAETEIIATLKNTREEVCLNPEAPWVKRVIKNIMSNRKP; this comes from the exons ATGATGAGCAGCAGAGTCTTCGTCGTTGCTGTAATGGTGCTCCTGGCCTCTCTGGCCATCAGTGAAG GGATGAGCCTGAGAAGCCGGAGAAGCCTGGGACCGGAGAAGCACTGCAAGTGCATCAAGACAGAGAGCAAACCTATCGGCCGCTTCATTGAGAAGGTGGAAATTATCGCTAGCGACTCTCACTGTGCAGAAACTGAGATCAT TGCCACTCTGAAGAACACTAGAGAGGAGGTGTGCCTTAACCCCGAGGCTCCCTGGGTGAAGAGAGTGATCAAGAATATTATGTCA AACAGAAAACCCTGA
- the LOC128436567 gene encoding interleukin-8 isoform X2 — MMSSRVFVVAVMVLLASLAISEGMSLRSRRSLGPEKHCKCIKTESKPIGRFIEKVEIIASDSHCAETEIIATLKNTREEVCLNPEAPWVKRVIKNIMSKKP, encoded by the exons ATGATGAGCAGCAGAGTCTTCGTCGTTGCTGTAATGGTGCTCCTGGCCTCTCTGGCCATCAGTGAAG GGATGAGCCTGAGAAGCCGGAGAAGCCTGGGACCGGAGAAGCACTGCAAGTGCATCAAGACAGAGAGCAAACCTATCGGCCGCTTCATTGAGAAGGTGGAAATTATCGCTAGCGACTCTCACTGTGCAGAAACTGAGATCAT TGCCACTCTGAAGAACACTAGAGAGGAGGTGTGCCTTAACCCCGAGGCTCCCTGGGTGAAGAGAGTGATCAAGAATATTATGTCAAA AAAACCCTGA